The following proteins are co-located in the Hypomesus transpacificus isolate Combined female chromosome 23, fHypTra1, whole genome shotgun sequence genome:
- the LOC124485608 gene encoding endothelin receptor type B-like translates to MGIVALTVCLLLAKGMIPVTAETNDQHSQPFPVIELFETTSPGVSAMPENSKSNNSSHVFQGPGKKTSLPPMCLHSAGIRGTFKYINTVVSFLVFTVGIVGNSALLKIIHENKCMRSGPNILIASLALGDLMHILIDIPVNTYRLIAEDWPFGLVLCKLVPFIQKTCVGITVLSLCALSIDRYRAVASWNQIKGIGVSMWTAIEIILIWVVSTILAVPEVVGFDMITMDYKGQHLRICLLHPMQTTQFMQFYKVVKDWWLFGFYFCMPLACTAIFYAMMSRKILKKTDNTINDHTKQRREVARTVFCLVVVFAVCWFPLYLSRILKRTIYDAKDPNRCQLLSFFLVLDYIGINMASMNSCINPIALYVVSKKFQTCFKACLCCWCTPPGLVMHDEVQSIMKSKVHEPGSENGNDKAQRTLECLT, encoded by the exons ATGGGGATTGtagctctcactgtctgtctactGCTCGCTAAAGGAATGATCCCAGTCACTGCAGAGACCAATGATCAGCATTCACAACCATTCCCTGTAATTGAACTCTTCGAAACAACATCTCCTGGTGTTTCAGCAATGCCAGAAAACTCTAAATCTAACAACTCTAGCCATGTATTTCAAGGTCCGGGCAAGAAAACATCACTCCCTCCAATGTGTTTACATTCTGCTGGAATTAGAGGCACATTCAAGTATATAAATACTGTAGTGTCCTTCCTAGTGTTTACAGTTGGTATAGTGGGAAATTCAGCCTTATTGAAAATCATTCATGAAAACAAATGTATGAGAAGTGGACCTAACATACTCATTGCCAGCCTTGCTTTAGGAGACCTAATGCACATTCTGATAGATATCCCAGTCAATACTTACAGG CTGATAGCTGAGGACTGGCCATTTGGTTTGGTGCTTTGTAAACTAGTGCCTTTTATACAGAAAACCTGCGTTGGAATTACTGTGTTGAGCTTGTGTGCTTTGAGCATTGACAG ATATCGAGCCGTGGCATCCTGGAATCAAATCAAAGGCATTGGAGTGTCTATGTGGACAGCAATAGAAATAATTTTGATATGGGTTGTATCAACCATCCTGGCTGTGCCTGAAGTTGTTGGCTTTGATATGATAACAATGGACTATAAAGGACAGCATCTGAGAATCTGCCTGCTTCATCCCATGCAGACAACACAGTTCATGCAG TTTTACAAAGTAGTCAAAGACTGGTGGCTCTTTGGATTCTACTTCTGCATGCCTCTGGCATGCACAGCCATTTTCTATGCAATGATGAGCAGGAAAATACTGAAGAAGACAGACAATACAATCAACGACCATACCAAACAG agACGAGAAGTGGCAAGGACCGTCTTCTGCCTGGTggttgtgtttgctgtgtgttgGTTCCCTCTGTACCTCAGCAGAATCCTAAAACGAACCATATATGATGCAAAGGATCCCAACAGGTGTCAGTTATTGAG TTTCTTTCTTGTCCTGGACTACATCGGCATCAATATGGCATCAATGAACTCATGCATCAACCCTATCGCTTTGTACGTGGTCAGCAAAAAGTTCCAAACTTGTTTCAAG GCATGTCTGTGCTGTTGGTGCACACCACCTGGACTAGTGATGCATGATGAGGTGCAGTCTATCATGAAGTCTAAGGTGCATGAGCCAGGCTCTGAGAACGGCAACGACAAAGCACAGAGAACACTGGAATGTTTGACATGA